CTGGTTATTTTTGGTGTCGCAATCCATGTATTGGTTCTTTTAGGCCTCATTTTTATTATGTTTTTTCCACCAATAACAGAAAAAATAGCCAATCTCGTATTAGCACCTTTTCACTGGTTCCTTTCCGAAAAACAAACAGCTGGTATTGCAAAGAAACTAGACCAGCGAATTCTGGAATTTCATGTCGTATCTAACAAGCTGGCTAAAAACCCAAAGAAATTGATTGCTGCTTCGTTACTGACTTTGCTGCAGCTTTTTATATATTACGCAATCCCTTATTTCATTTTATTAGCCGTTGGTGCCCATAATGCTGATTTTATTTTCATTGTGGCACTTAATGTTATCCTAACCTTGGCGATATCGATTTTTCCGGTTCCAGGTGGTAGCGGTGGAGCTGAAATTGGCTTCTCATTACTGTTCTCGAGTTTTCTGGCCAACCATACAGTCACGATTTTTGCGATGCTGATTTGGCGAATTCTGACCTACTATTTCGGTATTTTTGCTGGACTGATAGCGTATAATTTAGTACCGAGTCATTACGATGGAAAAAATAATGTCAAAAACTGAATCCGAAATTCTACCAATTATCAGCCGTTTAGAAGCAATGGTTAAGGACGAAAGCAAACGTATCCAGGTTCGAAATTTTGACTTATACGGACTAAACTTGGCGCGAGTAACTTTTGATCACGAGACTCGAATATTTACTTTGAAGGAGTTTCGCGGTAATCAACTTTTTGAATTTGATAATATTGATTTAGCTGCAATTGATATTTATGAGACACTTCGTGATTTGAAATTAACTTTTTAATGATTAGACAGTTACTGATTAAAACTAAATATTTTTTTTCTAAGCGCCAAATTAGGCCATTAGTTGCCTTTTTTTTGATCAATCTTTTTTTTATTGAACTCAAGACTGTGATTGAGTATTTTATTAGTTTCAACTTAGGCATCACAGGTACGATGCAACTATTGATTGCTTTGCTTAACCCGCTCCCGACCGCAATTATTCTGCTCAGCCTGGCTTTATATTTTCGTGGTTATCTTGCCTATTGGATTATGATCGTCATGAATTTCATTCAGACGATTTGGCTGTTTGCCAATATGCTGTATTACCGGGAATTCAGCGATTTTCTTTCGTTGTCAATCATGTCATCTGGGTCATCGGTTGGCGAAAATTTAAGTAAATCCATTGCAGGGATTGTCCATCTTAGTGATTTCTTGGTTTTCTTAGATATTTTGGTATTAATTCTACTGCTTCTTTTTCGCCAGATCACCTCTGACAAAAAAGGTTTACGCAGACGGTTTGCCGTTTTAACTTCGACACTTGGTTTGGTTTTGGTGTTTTTGGTTTTTGGTCTCGCCAGTGCCAATCGATCAGGCCTTCTGACACGTTCTTTTGACAATAATTATATTGTGAAGTATTTGGGCTTGAATGAGTATGCAGCGTTTAATGCTGTTCAGACTCATAACCAGGCAGTTAGCAGGGATAAAGCTAACGCATCAGAACTAAAACCGATTGCCAAATGGATTCAAAAACATCGAGCACCAGTCAATGTTAAATATTTTGGCATTGATAAGGGCCGTAATGTCATTGTTTTCCATCTTGAATCTTTCCAGCAGTTTTTAATTGACTATCGTGTGAATGGCCGGGAAGTAACACCTAATTTGAATAAATTTTTTCATGATCAGCACACACTTTCGTTTGATAATTTTTATAATCAGGTCGGTCAAGGGAAGACTTCCGACGCTGAAACGATGCTTGACAATTCGCTCTTTGGCTTGCCCTCAGGCTCAGCTATGGTGAAGTACGGCACTAGCAATGTCTTTCAAGCAGCACCAGCGATTTTAAATCAAATGGGTTATACAACGGCAGCTTTTCATGGCGATGTACCGACCTTTTGGAATCGAAATAATACATATAAATCTTGGGGATACAATTATTTTTTCAGTAAGCAATTTTACCCGCAATCGACGAAATCTCAGAATAACGTTGGATACGGCATGCTGGATAAAATATTTTTACGCGATTCAGCTAGGTATATTCAACAGCTGCCACAACCTTTCTATGCAAAGATCATTACAGTTACTAATCATTATCCTTATGAGACCAATAAAGAAATTGCCAGCCAATTTCCTGCAACAACTACAGGAGACAGGACTGTAGACCATTATGTACAAACGGCTCATTATCTAGACTCTGCTTTTGGCGAATTTATGAATTGGATGAAGGCAACGGGTTTATACAATAATAGTCTCATTTATGTGTATGGGGACCACTATGGCATCTCAGAAAACCATCAGCCCGCTATTGGACAGCTTCTTCAAAAAGATCGGATTACAAATTACGATCTAGCACAGTTCCAAAAGGTTCCCTTTATGATTCATGCTAACAATTTAGCTGGCGGGATCAATCACACGTATGGCGGTGAAATTGATGTATTGCCTACATTATTTGATCTCCTCGGTGTTCCAAATGATGGCACCATTCAATTCGGGGATGACCTGTTGTCTGACCAAAATCGGCAAATTGTCAGTTTTAGAAACGGTGATTTCGTCACTCCAACAATTATTAAGATGAATGGCAGCTATTGGCAGACCGATAATGGGCGAGCTATTAGTTACAAGAACGCATCGAAAAAAACCAAACGCTTCATTGACCAGACTCAAAATTTTGTAGACCAGCAGTTGGCATATTCTGATCAAGTCGTTTCTGGTGACTTATTACGTTTCGACAAGCGCAATAATTTCAAAAAAGTTGATAAAAAAAACTATGACTATACGCTTGGGCCTAGTTTAGCATCCTTAAAACAAGCACAGATCAGCAATCCCAGTTCATTACGTACTAAAAATGGCGGAAAATCGCTTTTGAAATTATATAAGAGTTCAGAAGTGATGCTTTGGTCTCCTTCCAAAATCAAGAAATATCTTCAAAGATTAGCAGCAGAAAAAACGGCATCGCAGGGAAGCAACGCCGATAGCAGTTCTTCAGCTTCAGTTCAGCCTGCCTCATCCAGCAGCAGTTCCTCTGCCCCTACCAAATAACACCCTTTCTATCCCCGTTTTTCAGCCTTTTGACTCGCTGAAAAGCGGGTTTTTTATTTTTTTGAAGAATTCCCTTGACCTTCGCGTGCAGGGGTTGTAAGATATTTAAGTCAGCTCGGGAGTGAGCGTTTGGCTGCTTGAAACGATCAAGATTGATTGAAAAAAAGCTTGACATTCGTTTGATTCTCTGGCATGATATAAAAGTTGCTTTTGTAAGTGACGCAGCACTTTGAAAACTGAACAGAACAAAGACAAACAAATTGTGTAGGGTTTTGTTCTTACTATGTAAGAACAAACAAAATTAATTAATTTGCGAAGTCAATTCGTAAGTAACAACAATAAATTATTTAACGTTTGGTAAAACAAACAGTCAGTAATTCATGTGAACGCTAAGTTCAAACTTTTAAAATGAGAGTTTGATCCTGGCTCAGGATGAACGCTGGCGGCGTGCCTAATACATGCAAGTCGTACGCTAGCCGTTAACCTGATCTCTTCGGAGTGACGGCTGACAATGACTAGAGTGGCGAACGGGTGAGTAACACGTAAGAAACCTGCCCTTTAGTGGGGGATAACATTTGGAAACAGATGCTAATACCGCGTAACAACTTTGAACTCATGTTCTTAGTTTAAAAGGTCCTTTTGGATCGCTAAAGGATGGTCTTGCGGCGTATTAGCTAGTTGGTAGGGTAATGGCCTACCAAGGCCATGATGCGTAGCCGAGTTGAGAGACTGGCCGGCCACATTGGGACTGAGACACTGCCCAAACTCCTACGGGAGGCTGCAGTAGGGAATTTTCCGCAATGCACGAAAGTGTGACGGAGCGACGCCGCGTGTGTGATGAAGGCTTTCGGGTCGTAAAGCACTGTTGTAAGGGAAGAATGACCGGATTCAGAGAAAGTTTCCGGCTTGACGGTACCTTACCAGAAAGGGATGGCTAAATACGTGCCAGCAGCCGCGGTAATACGTATGTCCCGAGCGTTATCCGGATTTATTGGGCGTAAAGCGAGCGCAGACGGTTGATTAAGTCTGATGTGAAATCCCGGAGCCTAACTCCGGAACTGCATTGGAAACTGGTTTACTTGAGTGCGATAGAGGCAAGTGGAACTCCATGTGTAGCGGTGAAATGCGTAGATATGTGGAAGAACACCAGTGGCGAAGGCGGCTTGCTAGATCGTAACTGACGTTGAGGCTCGAAAGTATGGGTAGCAAACGGGATTAGATACCCCGGTAGTCCATACCGTAAACGATGGGTGCTAGTTGTTAAGAGGTTTCCGCCTCCTAGTGACGTAGCTAACGCATTAAGCACCCCGCCTGAGGAGTACGGCCGCAAGGCTAAAACTTAAAGGAATTGACGGGGACCCGCACAAGCGGTGGAGCATGTGGTTTAATTCGAAGATACGCGAAAAACCTTACCAGGCCTTGACATACCAGTGACCGCTTTTGTAATGAAAGCTTTTCTTCGGAACATTGGATACAGGTGGTGCATGGTCGTCGTCAGCTCGTGTCGTGAGATGTTGGGTTAAGTCCCGCAACGAGCGCAACCCTTGTTATTAGTTGCCAGCATTCAGTTGGGCACTCTAATGAGACTGCCGGTGATAAACCGGAGGAAGGTGGGGACGACGTCAGATCATCATGCCCCTTATGGCCTGGGCAACACACGTGCTACAATGGGAAGTACAACGAGTTGCGAACCGGTGACGGCAAGCTAATCTCTTAAAACTTCTCTCAGTTCGGACTGGAGTCTGCAACTCGACTCCACGAAGGCGGAATCGCTAGTAATCGCGAATCAGCATGTCGCGGTGAATACGTTCCCGGGTCTTGTACACACCGCCCGTCAAATCATGGGAGTCGGAAGTACCCAAAGTCGCTTGGCTAACTTTTAGAGGCCGGTGCCTAAGGTAAGATCGATGACTGGGATTAAGTCGTAACAAGGTAGCCGTAGGAGAACCTGCGGCTGGATCACCTCCTTTCTAAGGATAATCGGAAACTACACTGATTTAGATATCAGATTTATTTGTTTGAGTTCTGTTCGGTTTTCAGAGCGCCGCCCTGAAACTAAGCAACTGGGGAATTAGCTCAGCTGGGAGAGCACCTGCTTTGCAAGCAGGGGGTCATCGGTTCGAACCCGATATTCTCCATTGGCGGCTTTAGCCGTCAATTGTACATTGATAACTGAATAGTAATTTAATTTCTTGTTAATTAAAATCCTCGTGTCTATCGACATCGACACGAGGTAAATTGAACCGAGAAATTCACTTCGATAAAAATGTCATTTTTAAAATGACCGCTAATAAAATCTGGAGACAGATCTCATAATTTTTATTGGTTAATCGCGAATCGAAAGATTCCAGGTTAAGTTAATAAGGGCGCATGGTGGATACCTTGGCACTAGAAGGCGATGAAGGACGTGACTAACTACGATATGCCTCGGTTAGCTGTAAGTAAGCTTACCCGAGGATTTCCGAATGGGGCAACCTGGTCTTAATGATCATCATTTAACTGAATTCATAGGTTATTTGAAGCAAAACGCTGTGAACTGAAACATCTCATTAGCAGCAGGAAAATAAAGAAATTTCGATTCCGTCAGTAGCGGCGAGCGAACGCGGAAGAGCCCAAACCTGGATGCTTGCATCCAGGGGTTGTAGGACTGATGTTGAGTTACAAAGGCTGCAGATAGCCGAAGCAGTTGGGAAACTGCACCATAGCAGGTGATAGTCCTGTAGGCGAAATCTGTAGCTCTCTAATCAGGATCCTGAGTACGGCCCAGCACGTGAAATTGGGTCGGAATCTGGGAGGACCATCTCCCAAGGCTAAATACTAACTAGTGACCGATAGTGGACAAGTACCGTGAGGGAAAGGTGAAAAGAACCCCGGAAGGGGAGTGAAATAGTTCTTGAAACCGTGTGCTTACAAGAAGTTCGAGGCCGTTAATGGCTGAGAGCGTKCTKTTTGTAGAATGAACCGGAGAGKTACGATTGCGTGCAAGGTTAAGGTGCAAAGACCGGAGCCGTAGCGAAAGCGAGTCTGAATAGGGCGAATCAGTACGTAGTTGTAGACCCGAAACCGAGTGACCTATCCATGGTCAGGTTGAAGGTGGGGTAATACCTACTGGAGGACCGAACGAGTGGGTGTTAAAAAACCCTTCGATGAACTGTGGATAGCGGTGAAATTCCAATCGAACTCGGAGATAGCTGGTTCTATCCGAAATACATTTAGGTGTAGCCTTGCAATGAGCTTACTGGAGGTAGAGCACTATTTGGTCTAGGGGCCCTTCAAGGGTTACCAAAATCAGATAAACTCCGAATGCCAGATAAGTATGTGCAGGAGTCAGACGGTGAGTGATAAGATCCATCGTCAAAAGGGGAACAGCCCAGATCACCAGTTAAGGTCCCTAAATATATGCTAAGTGGAAAACGTTGTGAAGGTGCATAGACAACTAGGAGGTTGGCTCAGAAGCAGCCACCCTTTAAAGAGTGCGTAATAGCTCACTAGTCGAGTGCTCTTGCGCGGATAATGTACCGGGGCTAAGCATATTACCGAAACTGTGGATGCGTAAGCATGGTAGGATAGCGTAGTTAAGGCGATGAAGCATGATCGTGAGGACATGTGGAGCGTTAACTAGTGAGAATTCCGGTATGAGTAGCGAAAGATAGGTGAGAATCCTATCCACCGAATGAGTAAGGTTTCCCCCGGAAGGCTCGTCCGCGGGGGGTTAGTCGGGACCTAAGGCGAGGCTGAAAAGCGTAGTCGATGGCCAACAGGTTGATATTCCTGTACCAATATTGAATTGCCGAAGGAAGGACGCAGAAGGATAACACAGGCCACGATTGGATTGTGGTTTTAAGCAGTTAGTCTGTATGAGAGTCAAATGCTTTTGTACTGAGGATAAGCTGTGAAGGTACCAAGTTTACTTGGAAATTGTGTGAGTTCACGCTGCTGAAAAAAGTTTCGTAGGAAGAAAATATTGCCCGTACCGCAAACCGACACAGGTACTCGAGTGGAGAACACTAAGGTGAGCGAGTGAACTATTGTTAAGGAACTCTGCAAAATGAGTCCGTAACTTCGGAAGAAGGACTGCTGATTTTATATCAGCCGCAGCGAATAGGCCCAAACAACTGTTTATCAAAAACACAGGTTTCTGCAAAATCGTAAGATGAAGTATAGGGGCTGACACCTGCCCAGTGCTGGAAGGTTAAAAGGAGGACTTAGCTTCGGCGAAGGTCTGAATTGAAGCCCCAGTGAACGGCGGCCGTAACTATAACGGTCCTAAGGTAGCGAAATTCCTTGTCGGGTAAGTTCCGACCCGCATGAAAGGTGTAATGATTTGGGCGCTGTCTCAACAATAGACTCGGTGAAATTTAAATTCCAGTGAAGATGCTGGGTACCCGCGACAGGACGGAAAGACCCCGTGGAGCTTTACTGTAGCTTGATATTGAATGTTTGTGCTGCATGTGCAGGATAGGTAGGAGACTTTGACGTCGGAACGCTAGTTTCGATTGAGTCACCCTTGAGATACTACCCTTGTTGTATGAACGTTCTAACTCTGATCAGTTATCCTGATCGAAGACAGTGTCTGGCAGGCAGTTTGACTGGGGCGGTCGCCTCCTAAAAGATAACGGAGGCGCTCAAAGGTTTGCTCAGAATGGTTGGAAATCATTCGTAGCGTGTAAAGGCATAAGCAAGCTTGACTGTGAGACTGACAAGTCGAGCAGGTACGAAAGTAGGACTTAGTGATCCGGTGGTTCCGTATGGAAGGGCCATCGCTCAACGGACAAAAGCTACCCCGGGGATAACAGGCTCATCTCCCCCAAGAGTCCACATCGACGGGGAGGTTTGGCACCTCGATGTCGGCTCATCGCATCCTGGGGCTGTAGTCGGTCCCAAGGGTTGGGCTGTTCGCCCATTAAAGCGGTACGCGAGCTGGGTTCAGAACGTCGTGAGACAGTTCGGTCCCTATCCGTCGTGGGCGCAGGAAATTTGAGAGGATCTGTCCTTAGTACGAGAGGACCGGGATGGACATACCTCTGGTGTACCAGTTGTTCTGCCAAGAGCACTGCTGGGTAGCTACGTATGGATTAGATAATCGCTGAAAGCATCTAAGTGAGAAACTAACCTCGAGATGAGATTTCCCATTCTTTGAAGTAAGACCCCTGAGAGACGATCAGGTAGATAGGCTAGAAGTGGAAGTGCAGCGATGTGCGGAGCGGACTAGTACTAATAGGTCGAGGACTTAACCAAGTAAGTGGTTTGGTTCAATTGCTTTTTTAACAGAGATAAATTACTATTCGGTTATCAGTGCGCAAGTACTGAGTGTCGTGTTGATTCCGGCAAGGCCACACCTGTTCCCATTCCGAACACAGTCGTTAAGCTTGCCAGGGCCCAAAGTAGTTACAGGAACGCCTGTTGCAAGATTAGGTCGATGCGATGCCAAAGCACCCGAGAGGGTGTTTTTTTGTGTCTGCTTTTGCCTTTTTTCCCGCCTCCTTGTCAGCAAGGCTGACAAAAGAGGAGAAATTTTCATTTAATCTATCTTTTGTATAGTTATTGCTGTGCATGGGTTTTATTGCTTTAAAATGAACTAAATTTTTTTGCAATTTTGTCCGCCCGAGGAGGCGCTGCAATGGAGAAAATTTCTAATATTTTTAAAGAATTCGCTTTTAAGGATTCTCAATTAACACTATTGGCTGGGCCTTGTGCGATTGAGTCCTATGAAACTTGTGCCGAAGTGGCAGATACACTTAAAGAAGTGTGCGAACGATTACATATTAACTATGTTTTTAAATCATCTTTTGATAAAGCAAATCGTAGTTCTGTAGAATCGGACCGAGGTCAAGGATTGGAAAGAGGCTTAGCTATTTTAAGTCGGATCAAGCATGATTATCATGTTCCAATTGTGACTGATGTTCACGAGTCGTATCAATGCGAGCCTGTTAGCCAAGTTGCTGATGTTCTTCAGATTCCTGCTTTCCTTAGTAGACAGACCGACTTGTTAGTTGCAGCTGCGAAAACTGGTAAAGTGGTCAATATCAAGAAGGGCCAGTTCATGGCGCCTGAGGATTTGATCCCAGCTACACGGAAAATTACAGATTACACGTCCAAGATTCTATTGACAGAACGTGGCAGTAGTTTTGGTTATCATCGTCTCATTGTTGATATGACTGGATTAATCGAAATGAGAAAAGCTGGATTTCCTATTATTTTTGATGCGACGCATTCCGTTCAGGTTCCTGGTGGGTATGGCGGCCATTCAGGTGGCAACAGAGATTATGCGTTTCCCTTGATGCGGGCAGCCTTAGAAATTGGTGTGGCTGGTATTTTTGCAGAAGTGCATCCAAACCCGCCCGAAGCTATTTCTGATGCTGATAATCAAATTTACTTGAGTAAGATCACACCCATTTTAGAAAATGCCAATCATATTTTTCAAGAACATCGCAAGGATGCCGAGGAGATGGCTGCTAATGGCTTATTATGAGATTGCGCGAGAGGTGTTTTCCCAGGAATCTGAGGAATTGGCAAAAGTAGCTGATCGTTTGGACGAAAAATTTGATCAATTAGTTAATTTAGTTGGTCGAACCAGTGGCCGCATCGTTTTCGTTGGAATTGGCAAGTCCCAAATCATTGCTGAGAAAATTTCAGCATCTCTATCATCTGTCTCTATTCATAGTTTTACGGTGGACGCAGGCACAGCTTATCATGGTGATTTGGGGCGAATTTCGTCTGATGATTTATTGATTTTCGTTTCCAATAGCGGAGAAACACAAGAAGTGCTTCAGACTTTGTTTTCTTTGCAATTAATCTTTCCGGAAGGCTTAAAGACTGTTTCTCTGACTGGCAATTTGAAGTCGACTTTAGCAACCAATACAGACCTTTCTTTTGATGTTGGCGTTGCTAAAGAGGCTGATACGACGGGACTTGCACCAACATCTTCGACTACAGCTACATTGGTCTTTGGTGACGCTTTACTGGTGGCTTTGGAAAATCGCCAGGATTTTACCCGCAATAAATTTGCGTTATACCATCCGGGTGGCACGATTGGCCGCTTATTATTGCAGCGGGTAAAGCAGGCAATGCATAGCAAAGTACCATATGTTGATGAAGATACGCCGATCAATGAAGTTATTTATCAAATTAGTGATTTTGGTATCGGGATGACTTTGGTTAAGGACAAAATCACTGGGAAGGCGATTGGTATTGTGACTGATGGCGACATTCGAAAAAAATTTCTTTCCATTAATTCGGTTAAAAAGTCCGTGGCTTCTGACTATATGACGAAAGGTTTTATAAGCATTAATCAGGATAAGCGTAATAAAGCTGCCTGGCAGTTAATGGCGAATTATGGTATTTCCAACTTAGTTGTTGTCGATGATGATGAAAATGTGGTCGGTGTCGCGACGGTTCATGATGTTCTATAAATTAAAAACAGCCATATCTTTGAAGAGGTTTGCGCGATTAAAAGTGGGCTCATGCTATAACTAATGTGTATGGATGAATCTGGTTTTTGGTATAGTAGCATTAAAATAATTGGATCGGTGGGGTTTAAGCATGGATTTAACGTTGCGGCAACGAGAAATTGTGAGGATGCTAAAAGAACGCAGCCCATTAACTGGCGAAAAAATCGCTGAAGATTTGAAACTTAGCCTACCGACAATCCGCCCGGACTTACGTTTTTTGACAGGTATCAATTTGTTGACAGCGCGGCCCAAGGTTGGATATACCTATCAGGGTGGTCAATTGATAAATCTTGATTATGAGCATCTGTATGACGAAACAATTGCAGCGATTTTATTGCCGACGACCGAGATCAAGGCTGATGATACTTTGCAGGACGCTGTTGGCCAGCTATTTTTAAATGATGTCGGATCGCTTTATGTTCTGGATGACCAGGAAAACCTAGTTGGCCTGATTTCCCGTAAAGATTTGCTGCGTGCCAGCCTAAATAATAGTCATGTTCAATCTATGACGGCAAGTATGGTTATGACAAGGATGCCTAATTTGATTACCGCCACGGCAGATATGTCGATTCTTGAAGCTGGGCGTCTGCTGTTGCGCCACCAAGTTGATTCGTTGCCTGTGGTGGACAAACAAGCACCAAGGCACGTGATTGGCAAGATTACAAAAAACCGTATTTTTCAGCATTTTATTGAATCGGCGCTGGAAAATTCCTAATTAGCAAAAATACCGCATAAAAGTGCGGTTTTATTTTAAATATCTTTGTAAGCGCTTGCAATTTGATTGAATATATTATAAATTATATATCGAACAAATAAGACGTATTATTTGTTCCGAAAGGGTGCATATATGACCAAACAAATATATAACTTTTCAGAAGGCAGCAGCCAAATGTCTAATCTGTTGGGTGGAAAAGGTGCAAATCTCGCTGAAATGACACGGATGGGACTTCCTGTACCACACGGCTTTACGATTACGACTGAAGCTTGCCATGAGTATCAGCTGCGGCATAATCTCAGTGCTGAACTGTTGCAGGAATTAGACCAAGCTTTAGACAGCCTGAGCACAGTTACGGGCAAAAAATTTGGTGCAGCCAAAGACCCGCTGCTCGTGTCAGTTCGATCTGGTGCTGCCATTTCCATGCCCGGCATGATGGACACGATTTTGAATATTGGCCTCAATGACGAGAGCGTTAGCATACTGGCTCGATTAACTGGCAATGAAAGATTTGCCTACGATAGCTATCGTCGTTTGCTTGCCATGTTTGGCAACGTAGTTTTTGGTCTGCCGGAAACAGCTTTCGATCAAATTCTGACAGATATCAAGAAAGCTAAGAACTATGATTCCGATTTGGATCTGACCATTGATGATCTTAAAGAAATCGTGAGTCGTTTTAAGGAAATCTATGCTGATTCCGACCAAGGGGAATTCCCTCAAGATCCCAAAGAACAGCTTTTGGCAGCGGTTAATGCAGTTTTTGATTCCTGGAACAACCATCGTGCCCAAATTTATCGTCAAGAGAACCATATTTCAGAGGCGTTAGGGACAGCAGTCAATATCCAGGAAATGGTTTTTGGCAATTTTGGGCAGGATTCCGGAACGGGTGTCGCCTTTACGCGTAACCCATCGACTGGGGAGGCTGGTTTATTTGGTGAATATTTAATCAATGCGCAGGGCGAGGATGTTGTTGCAGGCATTCGAACGCCACAGCCTGTGAGTGTACTACAGGTATCGATGCCGGTTTTATATGCACAGCTCCTGGATACGGCTAAAAAAATCGAGGCACATTACCGAGATATGCAGGATATGGAATTTACGATTGAACAAGGCAAAATGTATCTGCTCCAGACGCGAAGCGGGAAACGTACGCCGACAGCCGCGGTTAGAATTGCTGTTGATATGGCTCAGGAAGGCTTATTGACAAAAGAGGACGCCATTTTAAGCGTTGAGGCCGAATCAATTGCCAAGATGCTGCATCCGGAGTTTGACCCGGAGGATCTAAAAAAACACCAAGTACTCGCAAGCGGTTTGCCAGCTTCACCTGGTGCAGCTACTGGACAGGTCTATTTCACCTCTGCAGATGCAAAAAAAGCCAGTGATCAGGGTATTAAAGTCGTTTTGGTACGCTCGGATACATCACCGGAGGATATTGAGGGAATGATAGCCAGCCAGGCAATTGTGACATCTCGCGGTGGCATGACCTCACATGCAGCAGTTGTTGCACGCGGCATGGCTTCGACAGGCGTTGTCGGGGCACACGACTTAGAGGTTGATTATGATAGCAAGACAGCTAGCGTCAAAGGCCAAATGATTCATGAAGGTGATTGGATTTCGGTCGACGGCAGCAGTGGTAACTTATATCTTGGACAGATTAAAAGCCGCGATGCTGTGATCCGAGGTGAATTATCTCAGCTTCTCGATTGGGCCAAACAGACAGCTCGAATGGGTGTTTATACGAATGCAGATACACCAAAAGATTTCCAAAAAGCACTTGATTTTGGTGCTGATGGCATTGGATTGACTCGTACGGAGCATATGTTTTTCAAGTCCGAACGCCTGCTGCAGATGCGCCGCTTGATTTTAGCGGAGAACAAAATTGACCGCCAAGATCCTTTATTAAAACTTCTAGCTATGCAGCAAGGCGATTTTTACGAAATTTACCGATTGGCGGCCGGAAAAGAAGTCACAATCAGATTACTGGATCCGCCTTTGCATGAATTTTTGCCGCATGACGAAAAAGAAATTGCGGCTGTTTCTCAGCAAACTGGTCTTTCCGTCGAGAAACTGCGCGCCCGCATTGAATCATTAAAGGAGTCCAATCCGATGCTGGGGCATCGAGGCGATCGCTTAGCCGTGACTTTCCCAGATATTTACGAAATGCAGGTCCAGGCGATTATGAACGCTGTCCTGCGTTTGCATGACCAGGGGATTGAAGTGACGCCGCATATCATGATTCCGTTGACGAATTCTAAAGCTGAGATGGGTTGGGTACGCCGCTTAGTGGTTAACAAAATTGAGGAAACAATGGTGAAACATAAATTGTCGATGGCTTATACTGTCGGGACGATGATCGAGACACCACGCGCCTGTGTGGTTGCTGAC
The Oenococcus kitaharae DSM 17330 DNA segment above includes these coding regions:
- a CDS encoding lysylphosphatidylglycerol synthase transmembrane domain-containing protein, which encodes MTTRQRIFWILFTLFIGAVVFIYSFHQVNLKQFCQQISKTNYGWLLFAFVLVIFYYLTMAWILKVLIAPHKASLWGIVRTPWMEQFGNGITPFSIGGQPMQILGLRQAGISVGEGTSVSLMKFVIYQGMIVVAFLICLLFGYQYVANHMLSMTSLVIFGVAIHVLVLLGLIFIMFFPPITEKIANLVLAPFHWFLSEKQTAGIAKKLDQRILEFHVVSNKLAKNPKKLIAASLLTLLQLFIYYAIPYFILLAVGAHNADFIFIVALNVILTLAISIFPVPGGSGGAEIGFSLLFSSFLANHTVTIFAMLIWRILTYYFGIFAGLIAYNLVPSHYDGKNNVKN
- a CDS encoding YkuJ family protein — protein: MSKTESEILPIISRLEAMVKDESKRIQVRNFDLYGLNLARVTFDHETRIFTLKEFRGNQLFEFDNIDLAAIDIYETLRDLKLTF
- a CDS encoding LTA synthase family protein, whose protein sequence is MIRQLLIKTKYFFSKRQIRPLVAFFLINLFFIELKTVIEYFISFNLGITGTMQLLIALLNPLPTAIILLSLALYFRGYLAYWIMIVMNFIQTIWLFANMLYYREFSDFLSLSIMSSGSSVGENLSKSIAGIVHLSDFLVFLDILVLILLLLFRQITSDKKGLRRRFAVLTSTLGLVLVFLVFGLASANRSGLLTRSFDNNYIVKYLGLNEYAAFNAVQTHNQAVSRDKANASELKPIAKWIQKHRAPVNVKYFGIDKGRNVIVFHLESFQQFLIDYRVNGREVTPNLNKFFHDQHTLSFDNFYNQVGQGKTSDAETMLDNSLFGLPSGSAMVKYGTSNVFQAAPAILNQMGYTTAAFHGDVPTFWNRNNTYKSWGYNYFFSKQFYPQSTKSQNNVGYGMLDKIFLRDSARYIQQLPQPFYAKIITVTNHYPYETNKEIASQFPATTTGDRTVDHYVQTAHYLDSAFGEFMNWMKATGLYNNSLIYVYGDHYGISENHQPAIGQLLQKDRITNYDLAQFQKVPFMIHANNLAGGINHTYGGEIDVLPTLFDLLGVPNDGTIQFGDDLLSDQNRQIVSFRNGDFVTPTIIKMNGSYWQTDNGRAISYKNASKKTKRFIDQTQNFVDQQLAYSDQVVSGDLLRFDKRNNFKKVDKKNYDYTLGPSLASLKQAQISNPSSLRTKNGGKSLLKLYKSSEVMLWSPSKIKKYLQRLAAEKTASQGSNADSSSSASVQPASSSSSSSAPTK
- the kdsA gene encoding 3-deoxy-8-phosphooctulonate synthase, with the translated sequence MEKISNIFKEFAFKDSQLTLLAGPCAIESYETCAEVADTLKEVCERLHINYVFKSSFDKANRSSVESDRGQGLERGLAILSRIKHDYHVPIVTDVHESYQCEPVSQVADVLQIPAFLSRQTDLLVAAAKTGKVVNIKKGQFMAPEDLIPATRKITDYTSKILLTERGSSFGYHRLIVDMTGLIEMRKAGFPIIFDATHSVQVPGGYGGHSGGNRDYAFPLMRAALEIGVAGIFAEVHPNPPEAISDADNQIYLSKITPILENANHIFQEHRKDAEEMAANGLL
- a CDS encoding KpsF/GutQ family sugar-phosphate isomerase, which codes for MAYYEIAREVFSQESEELAKVADRLDEKFDQLVNLVGRTSGRIVFVGIGKSQIIAEKISASLSSVSIHSFTVDAGTAYHGDLGRISSDDLLIFVSNSGETQEVLQTLFSLQLIFPEGLKTVSLTGNLKSTLATNTDLSFDVGVAKEADTTGLAPTSSTTATLVFGDALLVALENRQDFTRNKFALYHPGGTIGRLLLQRVKQAMHSKVPYVDEDTPINEVIYQISDFGIGMTLVKDKITGKAIGIVTDGDIRKKFLSINSVKKSVASDYMTKGFISINQDKRNKAAWQLMANYGISNLVVVDDDENVVGVATVHDVL
- a CDS encoding helix-turn-helix transcriptional regulator — protein: MDLTLRQREIVRMLKERSPLTGEKIAEDLKLSLPTIRPDLRFLTGINLLTARPKVGYTYQGGQLINLDYEHLYDETIAAILLPTTEIKADDTLQDAVGQLFLNDVGSLYVLDDQENLVGLISRKDLLRASLNNSHVQSMTASMVMTRMPNLITATADMSILEAGRLLLRHQVDSLPVVDKQAPRHVIGKITKNRIFQHFIESALENS